In Sporosarcina psychrophila, a genomic segment contains:
- a CDS encoding CAP domain-containing protein, whose protein sequence is MKKSIAVLMLGSALLLPNNNNVEASQLDNNVQVQKAQQYIQSYIGGDKQPDMYKVLLEKNINFEQLYSLAKSYTKNTVVVDKQVNKPVTVKPIKKPVTKPVTVKPVEKPATTNPVPTPTPEATTPVKPAPEKPAEVAPVKPVETASDASVSAIEKAVLDLTNVERQKAGLQPLQTDAKLMNSARQKSTDMASKGYFSHTSPTYGSPFDQMKSNGITYKSAAENIAMGQRTAEEVVKGWMESPGHRQNILTPGFTHIGIGYDKNGNYWTQQFIQK, encoded by the coding sequence ATGAAAAAATCGATTGCAGTACTCATGCTCGGTTCGGCGCTCTTACTGCCGAACAACAATAATGTAGAAGCTTCACAATTGGACAACAATGTACAGGTGCAAAAAGCACAACAGTACATTCAAAGTTACATAGGGGGGGACAAACAACCCGATATGTACAAGGTATTGCTTGAAAAAAATATTAATTTTGAGCAACTTTACAGTTTAGCGAAGTCTTATACAAAAAATACAGTGGTTGTTGACAAACAGGTAAATAAGCCAGTTACAGTCAAGCCAATCAAGAAGCCGGTGACTAAGCCAGTTACAGTCAAGCCGGTAGAAAAACCAGCTACGACTAATCCAGTACCAACACCAACACCGGAAGCAACTACACCGGTTAAGCCAGCACCGGAAAAACCTGCTGAAGTAGCACCAGTTAAACCTGTTGAAACAGCATCAGATGCATCTGTTTCTGCGATTGAAAAAGCAGTACTTGACCTTACAAATGTTGAAAGACAAAAAGCAGGTCTTCAACCGTTACAAACAGATGCGAAGTTGATGAACTCTGCACGACAAAAATCAACAGATATGGCTTCAAAAGGATACTTTTCACATACAAGCCCGACATACGGCTCACCGTTTGATCAAATGAAGTCTAATGGTATAACGTATAAATCGGCAGCGGAAAATATTGCTATGGGGCAACGTACGGCTGAGGAAGTTGTAAAAGGATGGATGGAATCGCCAGGACATAGACAAAATATCTTAACGCCTGGATTCACACACATCGGCATCGGCTATGACAAAAACGGCAACTACTGGACACAACAGTTCATTCAAAAATAA
- a CDS encoding MATE family efflux transporter yields METAVPLKKKPFRLATIVLPILVTQVALYMMTFFDILMTGRYDTYHLAGVTIGSSFWVPVYTGLAGILMGLTPIIAQYIGARLHAEVRPSVQQGLYVSVALAAIVFAIILFAVAPILEAMPLEAEVRIVAADYLTGMSFGLFPLFAYTVLRSFFDALGATRVSMFIILLSAPINIFINYLLIYGNWGFPELGGAGAGYASGITYWLVFFIACSVAWKHKPFKEYALFKGWEKISFKKWKVILFIGVPIGISIFVETSIFSAVTLMMSNYSTAVISAHQIALNFTSLLYMLPLSISMGATILVGQAVGAGQMRDAKQYSYLGVGLAVAFSFVSIAILLVFRAPIASLYTTDGQIIGLATQFFIYAALFQLSDAIQAPVQGALRGYKDVNMTFVMAIVSYWVLGLPIGYMMATFTELGPYGYWVGLIAGLTVGAITLTVRLIYIQKKKFI; encoded by the coding sequence TTGGAAACTGCAGTTCCACTGAAGAAAAAGCCGTTCAGATTGGCAACAATCGTCTTGCCAATCCTCGTTACACAAGTCGCTCTGTATATGATGACGTTCTTCGATATTCTTATGACAGGGCGATATGATACATACCATCTTGCCGGAGTTACTATTGGATCTTCTTTCTGGGTACCAGTTTATACAGGGCTTGCTGGAATTTTAATGGGGCTTACACCGATCATCGCTCAATACATCGGAGCACGCCTCCACGCGGAAGTCCGACCTTCCGTTCAACAAGGCCTTTACGTATCGGTCGCACTGGCTGCAATCGTCTTTGCCATTATTCTATTCGCAGTTGCCCCTATACTAGAAGCAATGCCGCTCGAGGCTGAAGTACGCATTGTAGCAGCGGACTATTTGACAGGAATGAGTTTCGGCCTATTTCCCCTCTTTGCCTACACAGTGCTACGCTCATTTTTTGATGCGCTTGGAGCGACACGCGTTTCGATGTTCATCATTTTATTATCTGCCCCTATTAACATCTTCATAAACTATTTGCTTATTTACGGGAATTGGGGCTTTCCTGAACTTGGCGGAGCTGGGGCCGGATATGCATCCGGTATAACGTATTGGCTCGTATTCTTCATTGCTTGTTCTGTCGCGTGGAAGCATAAGCCCTTTAAGGAATACGCACTTTTCAAAGGATGGGAAAAGATTTCATTTAAAAAATGGAAAGTGATTTTATTCATTGGTGTGCCAATCGGGATTTCAATTTTTGTAGAGACAAGTATCTTTTCCGCCGTCACACTGATGATGAGTAACTATTCAACGGCTGTAATTTCCGCACACCAGATTGCGCTTAACTTCACTTCGTTGTTGTATATGTTGCCGCTAAGCATTTCGATGGGGGCGACAATACTTGTCGGTCAGGCCGTCGGTGCAGGACAGATGCGCGATGCTAAACAGTACAGTTATCTTGGTGTCGGGCTTGCCGTTGCGTTTAGCTTTGTGTCAATTGCTATTCTTCTCGTTTTCAGGGCGCCAATTGCTTCGCTTTATACAACAGACGGACAGATTATCGGATTGGCAACTCAGTTCTTCATCTACGCTGCACTGTTCCAATTATCTGATGCAATTCAGGCTCCGGTCCAAGGCGCCTTACGAGGCTATAAGGACGTCAATATGACATTCGTCATGGCGATTGTCTCCTATTGGGTCCTTGGTTTACCCATTGGTTATATGATGGCAACGTTTACTGAACTCGGACCATATGGCTACTGGGTTGGCCTTATTGCCGGATTGACAGTTGGCGCGATTACACTGACTGTACGGTTAATCTATATTCAGAAAAAGAAATTTATATAA
- a CDS encoding undecaprenyldiphospho-muramoylpentapeptide beta-N-acetylglucosaminyltransferase, with protein MKRPVILLTGGGTAGHVSVNEALIPVFSEKGYEIHYIGSHRGIEKELIGDGYPEVVYHPIQSGKLRRYFSMKNFTDPFRVGAGVLQALAVIRKVKPEIIFSKGGFVSVPVVLAAKMAKVPVVIHESDVTPGLANKMALPFSNHIFTVFEQTLNYVPAGKATCSGAIIRPELFNGTREEGLRIAGLSGEKTVQIIMGGSQGSSILNDAVRKDLPAILHDFDIIHLCGKGNLDETLEGTPGYTQFEYVTEGLPHLLAASDFAVSRAGSNAIFELLALRKPMLLIPLSAAKSRGDQILNANHFKSLGLAHVLKEEDVELRPLSEEFASFVDEKDSLIRNMKKVATPKIPEEMVEMILSHRK; from the coding sequence ATGAAACGGCCGGTTATATTATTGACAGGGGGCGGCACGGCGGGACACGTGTCTGTGAATGAAGCGCTTATCCCTGTGTTTAGCGAAAAAGGGTATGAAATTCATTACATTGGTTCGCATCGAGGGATTGAAAAAGAACTGATTGGCGATGGTTATCCTGAAGTTGTCTATCATCCCATTCAAAGTGGTAAACTGCGGCGCTATTTCTCTATGAAAAACTTTACAGATCCGTTCCGTGTTGGTGCGGGGGTTCTACAAGCGTTAGCGGTTATTAGGAAAGTCAAACCAGAAATAATTTTCTCCAAAGGCGGTTTTGTATCAGTGCCTGTCGTCTTGGCGGCGAAAATGGCGAAAGTACCTGTTGTCATTCACGAATCTGACGTAACGCCAGGACTTGCGAACAAAATGGCTTTACCTTTTTCAAATCATATTTTTACAGTGTTCGAACAAACACTAAATTATGTACCCGCTGGCAAAGCGACTTGCTCCGGTGCAATCATCAGACCCGAGTTGTTCAATGGCACCCGGGAAGAAGGCTTGCGCATTGCCGGCCTGTCAGGTGAGAAAACAGTCCAAATTATAATGGGCGGAAGTCAGGGTTCTTCAATACTCAACGATGCTGTTCGAAAAGATTTACCTGCCATTTTGCATGATTTCGATATTATTCATCTTTGCGGGAAAGGAAATCTGGATGAAACGCTTGAAGGTACACCCGGCTATACACAATTTGAATACGTAACAGAGGGGTTACCACATTTACTAGCGGCGTCTGATTTTGCGGTTTCTAGAGCAGGGTCAAATGCAATCTTTGAATTACTGGCATTACGTAAACCGATGCTGCTTATTCCACTTTCTGCTGCAAAAAGCAGAGGGGATCAGATTTTGAATGCCAATCATTTTAAATCGCTCGGACTCGCACATGTATTGAAAGAGGAAGATGTGGAGCTACGCCCACTATCCGAAGAATTCGCATCTTTTGTAGATGAGAAAGACAGTTTGATCAGGAATATGAAGAAAGTAGCAACACCCAAAATACCGGAAGAAATGGTTGAAATGATCCTGTCACACCGAAAATAG
- a CDS encoding Ger(x)C family spore germination protein, translated as MKRLLILLVCSLLLSGCWDEKHYKDVTNVSLFGVEGQPGKIKAQFAFPIFEDGSISYTTITGSGATVLDAKNDTNTTEGLDIAELQVLLITEESAKSDLYKYIDALYRAPRNRLSAHLAIVEGELAPYFEQHESLGNDISTYYSELIDTAVRYTLVPKVDIQQVCRLLFEKDISLALPYIKIGKESGIPEIAGTALFNKREFTGETLDKEESVLFNLLSKKQGRYTRLSYMWKSGKAESPLTVEVIRINKDWEISDNKIDATYELKISVEEFPHDSLDEKKTIKEVEDFLSKELTKDFTKVIKKLQAAKSDAIGFGRPVRAFHPALWEKGDWNDTFSELPISVKVKTEILRTGILN; from the coding sequence ATGAAGAGATTACTAATCCTATTGGTCTGTTCATTGTTATTAAGCGGCTGCTGGGATGAAAAACATTATAAGGATGTAACCAATGTATCTCTTTTTGGGGTTGAAGGTCAGCCGGGGAAGATCAAGGCGCAATTTGCGTTTCCGATATTTGAAGATGGGTCTATAAGTTATACAACAATCACAGGAAGTGGTGCCACTGTTCTTGACGCGAAAAACGACACGAATACGACGGAAGGGCTCGATATAGCTGAACTTCAAGTGTTGCTTATAACGGAGGAATCAGCCAAATCTGACTTATATAAGTATATCGATGCGTTATACAGAGCTCCACGCAATCGACTTAGCGCTCATTTGGCAATTGTCGAAGGGGAACTGGCTCCCTATTTTGAACAGCACGAGAGTCTAGGGAATGATATTTCAACGTATTACTCAGAACTAATCGATACGGCGGTCCGATATACATTAGTCCCGAAAGTTGATATTCAACAAGTATGTAGACTACTTTTTGAAAAAGATATATCTCTAGCACTTCCCTATATTAAAATTGGGAAAGAAAGCGGTATACCCGAAATTGCCGGTACTGCGTTGTTTAATAAAAGGGAATTTACTGGGGAAACTTTAGATAAAGAGGAATCGGTCCTTTTCAATTTACTAAGTAAGAAACAAGGCAGGTATACACGGCTTTCTTATATGTGGAAAAGTGGTAAGGCAGAGAGTCCACTTACAGTTGAGGTGATTAGAATTAATAAGGACTGGGAAATTTCAGATAACAAGATCGATGCGACCTATGAATTAAAAATTTCCGTTGAGGAATTTCCGCATGACAGTCTAGATGAAAAGAAAACAATAAAGGAAGTTGAGGATTTCTTATCAAAGGAATTAACAAAGGATTTTACTAAAGTGATTAAAAAACTACAAGCAGCTAAAAGTGATGCTATAGGGTTCGGCCGACCAGTCCGTGCATTCCATCCCGCGCTTTGGGAAAAGGGGGATTGGAATGACACATTTTCCGAACTGCCCATTAGTGTCAAGGTGAAAACTGAGATTTTAAGAACCGGTATATTAAATTAG
- a CDS encoding GerAB/ArcD/ProY family transporter codes for MTFKLSRTQFFLFLFVIQTGTVFLSFQTPFISVTGRDAWIIFIGVGIFHYVLLLLYERNYIFFTPGPIVSWLYKGYWLLIIVSFIAYIDYTLAVWAFPETPQIVVISIMVGVSLYANLSRSETVINLTVILVPLIPIFYFVLLLAWPEFVWTNLFPLAKIDGSDLLKGILASQFTFIGIELFLFFRKHVDSTQKIKGLPLFIYQMLWMFFFFSTVLITLLYFPLKEIERIPEPIMYILKSQTFSFVERLDLFFIYMWMMWSIITISLFAFTTMYVHQLHAKGHRKRNTIIFHILLVILPLFLNSKERVDMIQNSLVYFHLFFIIVVPTIVILVNRRKRK; via the coding sequence TTGACGTTTAAATTGTCAAGAACCCAGTTTTTTTTATTTCTGTTTGTTATACAAACAGGCACTGTTTTTCTATCCTTTCAAACGCCATTCATCAGTGTAACAGGGCGTGATGCATGGATTATTTTCATCGGAGTAGGCATTTTTCATTATGTTTTGTTGTTGTTATATGAAAGGAATTATATATTCTTCACGCCAGGTCCGATTGTATCTTGGCTATATAAAGGCTATTGGCTCCTTATTATCGTCTCCTTCATTGCTTATATTGATTATACGCTTGCGGTATGGGCATTCCCTGAAACTCCCCAGATTGTCGTCATTTCAATCATGGTAGGCGTATCGTTGTATGCAAACTTAAGTCGTTCCGAAACCGTCATTAATCTAACAGTCATCCTCGTCCCACTGATACCGATCTTTTACTTTGTCTTGTTACTCGCATGGCCAGAATTCGTATGGACGAATTTATTCCCTTTAGCTAAAATAGACGGTTCAGATTTGTTAAAAGGGATTCTCGCTTCGCAGTTTACATTCATTGGCATTGAACTGTTTTTATTTTTTAGGAAGCATGTAGATAGCACACAAAAAATTAAAGGCTTACCACTGTTCATATATCAAATGCTATGGATGTTCTTTTTTTTCAGTACGGTCTTGATAACCCTTCTCTATTTCCCACTAAAGGAAATAGAAAGGATTCCTGAGCCAATCATGTATATTTTGAAATCGCAAACTTTCTCGTTTGTAGAACGGCTTGATTTATTTTTCATTTATATGTGGATGATGTGGAGTATCATCACGATATCCCTTTTTGCCTTTACTACAATGTACGTGCATCAGCTGCATGCGAAAGGTCACCGGAAAAGAAATACGATTATTTTTCATATCCTGCTCGTCATATTACCGCTGTTCTTAAATTCGAAAGAACGTGTTGATATGATTCAAAATTCACTCGTCTATTTCCATTTGTTTTTCATAATTGTTGTTCCAACTATAGTCATACTCGTGAACAGGAGGAAAAGGAAATGA
- a CDS encoding 2-oxoglutarate dehydrogenase E1 component, producing the protein MSNNADAHRSPYAAFSGPNLGYIMEMYELFKTSPESIDAELAEMFSRFGAPTISNTEQDKAVGAVAPGDFGKVFSAYQLQTAIRTYGHLAADIYPLSDRPKDSTRLELSTYGLTESDLQAMPASLFFKNVPASVEDGLEAVNYLKSLYTGKIAYEFDHVIDEEERNWIQSKIENGNVSATLSVDEKKALLERLTKIEGFEKFIHRTFVGAKRFSIEGLDTLVVFLDELVRLSEEQKMKKVLIGMAHRGRLNVLTHILNKPYETMFAQFAGVPEEPFLPTDGSLETTRGWFGDVKYHMGALYKGQSGMQRFLAYNPSHLEVVNPVVTGQTRAAQENTDNPGIPVLETDAAYAVLIHGDAAFPGQGIVPESFNYSRVRGFKTGGSIHVIANNMIGFTTEYYDSRSTHYSSDPAKGYEVPVLHVNADSPESVIAAASFAFEYRQKFSKDILIDLLGYRRYGHNEMDEPLVTNPVMYHSIHEHPTVRALYGSELASENILTEEDVTKLDASVFATMQAAYDKVKEHTSEKTLISNATPEEVLAGYPRDLETGTDEANLRRINEELLIYPENFNVFGKLGKILKRREDPFNGKGKIDWAHAETLAFGAILQDGNPIRMTGQDVQRGTFAHRHVVLHDEKTGDELVPLHHISGSKASFVAYNSPLTEAAIVGYEFGYNLEDQKVLSIWEAQYGDFSNMAQVMFDQFVSSSYSKWGQQSGLVLLLPHAYEGQGPEHSSARLERYLQLCAENNWTVANLSSAANYFHILRRQAKMLGDKSMRPLVIVSPKSLLRHPLVGADVNDLTEGHFQTVLEQPGTGKNTDKVEKILFASGKVAIDLAERVKDGKGFDHLHIVRVEQLYPFPADKISDIISRYPNAKELVWVQEEPKNMGSWHFANSYIREVADGKKVSYVGRIHRSSPSEGDGESHKIEQNRILDEALKK; encoded by the coding sequence ATGTCGAACAATGCTGACGCTCATCGTTCCCCCTATGCTGCTTTTTCGGGTCCGAACCTTGGGTATATAATGGAAATGTACGAACTGTTCAAAACGTCACCTGAATCTATAGATGCTGAACTTGCCGAGATGTTCAGCCGTTTTGGTGCGCCTACAATAAGCAACACAGAGCAAGACAAAGCGGTCGGGGCAGTAGCTCCTGGCGATTTCGGTAAAGTATTCTCCGCCTATCAGTTGCAAACGGCCATCCGTACATACGGACATCTTGCAGCAGATATCTATCCGCTTAGCGATCGTCCAAAAGATTCAACACGTCTTGAACTTTCCACTTATGGACTTACAGAAAGTGATTTACAAGCAATGCCAGCATCTCTTTTCTTTAAAAATGTTCCTGCAAGTGTAGAAGATGGGCTTGAAGCAGTGAATTATTTGAAGTCATTATATACAGGTAAAATCGCCTATGAGTTCGATCATGTTATTGACGAAGAAGAAAGAAACTGGATTCAATCTAAAATCGAAAACGGGAATGTTTCCGCTACACTATCTGTAGATGAGAAAAAAGCACTTCTCGAACGATTGACGAAAATTGAAGGGTTTGAAAAATTCATCCACCGGACTTTCGTCGGAGCGAAACGGTTCTCTATTGAAGGTCTTGATACATTAGTTGTCTTCCTTGACGAACTTGTTCGTCTTTCTGAAGAACAAAAAATGAAAAAAGTATTGATTGGGATGGCCCACCGTGGTCGCCTAAACGTACTTACGCATATTTTAAATAAACCTTACGAAACAATGTTTGCACAATTTGCGGGTGTTCCTGAAGAACCATTCCTTCCAACAGATGGTTCACTTGAAACTACACGCGGTTGGTTCGGCGATGTGAAATACCATATGGGTGCCTTATACAAGGGGCAATCGGGCATGCAGCGTTTCCTTGCGTATAACCCATCCCATTTGGAAGTCGTCAATCCTGTTGTTACAGGACAAACAAGGGCTGCACAGGAAAATACGGATAACCCGGGTATTCCTGTACTAGAAACAGATGCTGCTTACGCAGTACTTATCCACGGGGATGCAGCATTCCCAGGACAAGGAATTGTGCCAGAATCATTCAACTATAGCCGTGTTCGTGGATTCAAAACAGGCGGTTCTATTCATGTCATCGCGAATAACATGATTGGATTCACAACTGAATATTACGATTCTAGATCAACACATTATTCTTCAGACCCTGCAAAAGGCTATGAAGTTCCAGTATTACACGTCAATGCGGATAGCCCTGAATCAGTTATCGCAGCTGCATCATTCGCATTCGAATACCGTCAAAAGTTCAGCAAGGATATTCTGATTGATCTTCTTGGCTATCGTCGTTATGGACACAATGAAATGGATGAACCTCTTGTGACGAATCCGGTTATGTACCATTCAATCCATGAACATCCAACAGTTCGTGCACTGTACGGATCTGAACTTGCATCTGAGAACATCTTGACAGAAGAAGATGTAACGAAACTGGACGCTTCAGTTTTTGCAACGATGCAAGCAGCATACGACAAAGTAAAAGAACATACTTCAGAAAAAACATTGATTTCAAACGCTACGCCTGAAGAAGTACTTGCAGGGTATCCAAGAGACCTTGAAACTGGCACGGACGAAGCTAATCTTCGCCGCATCAATGAAGAGTTACTCATATATCCTGAAAACTTCAATGTATTTGGGAAGCTTGGAAAAATCCTGAAACGTCGTGAAGATCCGTTCAATGGAAAAGGGAAAATCGATTGGGCACATGCCGAAACACTAGCATTCGGTGCAATCCTTCAAGACGGTAATCCAATCCGTATGACAGGTCAGGACGTCCAACGTGGTACATTTGCGCACCGCCACGTAGTCCTTCACGATGAAAAAACAGGTGACGAACTTGTACCACTTCACCATATTAGCGGTTCAAAAGCATCATTCGTCGCATATAACAGCCCATTGACAGAAGCTGCAATTGTCGGTTATGAATTTGGCTATAACTTAGAAGACCAAAAAGTATTATCAATTTGGGAAGCGCAATATGGAGACTTTTCGAATATGGCACAAGTAATGTTCGATCAGTTCGTCTCTTCAAGTTATTCTAAATGGGGTCAGCAATCCGGACTCGTATTGCTATTACCGCATGCGTATGAAGGGCAAGGACCTGAACACTCAAGCGCAAGACTTGAACGTTATCTGCAACTTTGTGCGGAAAATAACTGGACGGTCGCTAACCTTTCTAGCGCGGCGAACTATTTCCATATTCTTCGCAGACAAGCAAAAATGCTTGGTGATAAATCGATGCGTCCACTTGTTATTGTGTCACCCAAATCGCTTCTTCGTCACCCGCTTGTCGGTGCTGATGTCAACGATTTGACAGAAGGCCACTTCCAAACGGTGCTTGAACAACCTGGAACAGGCAAGAATACTGATAAAGTTGAGAAAATCCTATTTGCAAGCGGTAAAGTGGCGATTGATCTTGCTGAACGTGTGAAAGATGGCAAAGGCTTCGATCATCTGCATATCGTTCGTGTGGAACAGCTCTACCCGTTCCCAGCTGATAAAATTAGTGATATCATTTCTCGTTATCCAAACGCCAAAGAACTTGTTTGGGTACAAGAAGAACCGAAAAATATGGGGTCATGGCATTTTGCAAATTCTTATATCCGCGAAGTTGCGGATGGTAAGAAAGTATCCTATGTTGGACGAATTCATCGTTCAAGCCCATCAGAAGGTGACGGCGAATCTCACAAGATCGAACAAAACCGCATCCTAGATGAGGCATTGAAGAAGTAA
- a CDS encoding spore germination protein, producing the protein MMGDIVSTDSLILYIKKVFHNSSDLYVEEMEWQNGPAVICYFTTMTEGAEVNRQLELIRKRAADGLADWGKTAISSVHAFSVSMLTHSISSGFVAVIFPETNLLLQIMMPKFTVRSPNEPENEHVIRGPHEGFVEGFDANMSLIRKRLAIPDLVVHTLRLGNDTQTLVNYIYIDSIADEDVVADVKRRLENIKSDKVISTGQVEDYLEDSVWSPFPQFLNTERPDRVVANLLEGKIAIFSNNSPTALIAPVNFFSFYESPDDYNARVLVGSFYRILRILSFVTAIFLPAFYIAVIGFHSEIIPLELGKQVKLAVNAIPYRPIYEALILELFIELIRESAIRLPTPIGQTIGIVGGLVIGNAIVDAGLVSNFMVIVVAMTAISSFVIPSWEMNMTIRIIRFPFMLAASLFGFFGIAIGTLVLFIHLMNVSSLKQPYFTPIVPFDPSKFKDAFFRSPYVRLKKQQKTFTHGANKEGGGR; encoded by the coding sequence ATGATGGGGGACATTGTATCGACTGACAGTTTGATTTTATACATAAAAAAGGTATTTCATAATTCTTCCGATTTATATGTTGAAGAAATGGAGTGGCAGAATGGTCCAGCTGTCATTTGTTATTTCACTACAATGACTGAAGGGGCAGAAGTGAACCGACAGCTTGAGCTAATCAGGAAAAGGGCAGCGGACGGACTTGCCGATTGGGGAAAGACTGCAATCTCGTCTGTTCATGCTTTTTCCGTCTCTATGCTTACCCATAGTATTAGTTCAGGTTTCGTAGCCGTTATTTTTCCTGAAACAAATTTATTATTGCAAATCATGATGCCGAAATTTACTGTTCGCAGCCCTAACGAACCGGAAAATGAACATGTTATCCGCGGTCCACATGAAGGATTCGTCGAAGGATTTGATGCGAATATGTCCTTGATTCGCAAACGGCTTGCGATTCCAGATCTCGTCGTCCATACACTGAGGCTCGGGAATGATACTCAAACCCTTGTTAATTATATATATATTGATTCAATAGCGGATGAAGATGTCGTTGCCGATGTGAAAAGACGATTGGAGAACATTAAGTCGGATAAAGTTATTAGTACAGGTCAAGTAGAGGATTACTTAGAAGATTCCGTTTGGTCACCGTTTCCACAATTTCTCAATACGGAACGACCTGATCGTGTTGTTGCAAATTTGCTGGAAGGGAAAATAGCGATTTTTTCGAACAATTCTCCAACCGCACTGATAGCACCGGTCAATTTTTTTTCCTTTTATGAGTCTCCAGATGATTATAATGCACGTGTTCTAGTGGGTTCATTTTATCGGATTCTCCGCATATTAAGTTTTGTGACGGCCATTTTTTTACCTGCATTTTATATAGCTGTCATCGGTTTTCATTCTGAAATCATTCCACTGGAATTAGGTAAACAAGTGAAGCTAGCGGTGAATGCAATTCCGTATCGACCTATTTATGAAGCGCTCATTTTAGAATTGTTTATCGAGCTCATTCGGGAGTCAGCTATCCGTCTCCCCACCCCAATTGGGCAAACGATAGGTATTGTCGGTGGTCTGGTTATTGGTAATGCAATTGTTGATGCCGGTCTCGTATCGAATTTCATGGTAATCGTCGTGGCGATGACAGCCATTTCGAGTTTTGTCATTCCCTCTTGGGAAATGAATATGACAATCCGAATTATTCGTTTTCCATTTATGCTTGCCGCTTCGCTGTTTGGCTTCTTCGGCATAGCAATTGGTACACTTGTGCTTTTCATCCATCTGATGAATGTATCATCATTGAAACAGCCATATTTTACGCCTATCGTTCCTTTTGATCCGTCGAAATTTAAAGATGCTTTCTTCAGGTCACCATATGTTCGTCTTAAAAAACAACAGAAAACGTTTACGCATGGTGCAAATAAAGAAGGTGGTGGACGTTGA
- a CDS encoding CobW family GTP-binding protein: protein MIDVYLFSGFLGSGKTSLLLHTIAQLKEQGKKPAVLMNEFGALPFDSNTVEGGAEVPLKELLDGCICCTGSEKTEAQLQGLLEENDDIDVILIETTGAAHPVEALDAIYSPLFADRLNIKGIVTVADSKRWLERDKLSPQVRALFMEQIRHAHLLLANKVDLLTEEEVAKVTFELSSFNESAPIIQTVGAKVAFSFIEKTLSSSKKGTDKQIISGKGLPLSSKLLTFTESVTKEDFENWVKSLPDTVYRMKGYVPISGYKNPFLFQYAYGMVNWLPEYVKMEARIVIIGEGIETLNYKAVNPFLDEN from the coding sequence ATGATTGATGTTTACTTATTTAGTGGTTTTCTAGGAAGCGGTAAAACGTCACTGTTACTTCATACAATTGCACAATTGAAAGAACAAGGAAAAAAACCGGCTGTATTAATGAATGAATTTGGAGCATTGCCTTTCGATTCAAATACTGTAGAAGGGGGAGCTGAAGTTCCGCTTAAAGAACTGCTAGATGGATGTATCTGTTGTACAGGTTCAGAGAAAACAGAGGCACAGCTTCAGGGACTGCTTGAAGAAAACGATGATATCGATGTCATCTTAATAGAAACAACGGGTGCTGCACACCCAGTGGAAGCACTCGACGCTATTTACTCACCTTTATTCGCAGACCGGCTTAACATAAAAGGAATTGTAACGGTTGCCGATTCGAAGCGTTGGCTGGAACGCGATAAGCTATCTCCGCAAGTACGCGCTTTATTCATGGAGCAAATTCGGCATGCTCATTTACTACTGGCGAATAAAGTCGATCTTCTAACTGAAGAGGAAGTAGCGAAAGTAACATTTGAACTATCGAGTTTCAATGAATCTGCTCCAATTATACAAACGGTGGGCGCAAAAGTTGCATTCTCCTTCATTGAGAAAACCTTAAGTTCATCGAAAAAAGGGACTGATAAGCAAATCATATCAGGAAAAGGCTTACCGCTTTCTTCAAAACTCCTTACATTCACTGAGAGTGTTACGAAAGAAGATTTCGAGAATTGGGTGAAATCCCTTCCTGATACAGTTTATCGGATGAAAGGTTATGTACCTATTAGCGGTTATAAAAATCCGTTTTTATTTCAATATGCGTATGGGATGGTCAACTGGCTCCCCGAATATGTCAAGATGGAAGCCCGTATTGTAATCATCGGGGAAGGGATCGAAACGTTGAATTATAAGGCCGTCAACCCCTTTTTAGATGAAAATTAA